The genomic region CAGCCCCCGTGCACCAGGTCGCGGGCCAGGTGGAACTGGGGCTCCGCCGCGTACACGTGGTCGTCACCCGCAAACGTCTGCAGCAGGTGCTTGCCGATGGCCGTGTCCACCCCCACGCTCAGCCGCTTGGTCGTGGCTTCGGACACCAGCGCCAGCTTGCCGGCGCGGGTGAAGCCACACGCCTCGCACCGGCGCGTGGCATCGTCCTCGTGCACG from Longimicrobium sp. harbors:
- a CDS encoding FHA domain-containing protein, with translation VHEDDATRRCEACGFTRAGKLALVSEATTKRLSVGVDTAIGKHLLQTFAGDDHVYAAEPQFHLARDLVHGGWSIAPAPGARNPTFLNGAALGDAPAPLPEGAVITIGPTRLRLRVENEL